One segment of Ureibacillus thermophilus DNA contains the following:
- the ssb gene encoding single-stranded DNA-binding protein, producing the protein MINRVVLVGRLTKDPELRYTPSGVPVTRFTVAVNRTFTNQQGEREADFISCVAWRKQAENLANYMRKGSLIGIDGRIQTGSYEGTDGKRVYTTEVVADSVQFLEPRSAQSQQFPGGQPSYGASQPPYGSPQPDPFGAPFPSQPPQNQPNYTRVDEDPFASSKGPIEVSEDDLPF; encoded by the coding sequence ATGATAAATCGTGTCGTATTGGTCGGTAGGCTGACGAAAGATCCGGAATTGCGATACACGCCAAGTGGAGTACCGGTAACCCGTTTTACGGTTGCTGTAAATCGTACATTTACGAACCAACAGGGTGAAAGAGAAGCAGATTTCATTAGTTGTGTAGCATGGCGAAAACAAGCTGAGAACCTCGCAAACTACATGAGAAAAGGAAGCCTCATCGGAATTGATGGACGCATCCAAACAGGCAGTTACGAGGGTACAGATGGCAAACGTGTTTATACAACGGAAGTCGTAGCGGATTCCGTGCAATTTTTGGAACCAAGAAGTGCACAGAGCCAACAATTTCCGGGTGGACAACCATCCTATGGTGCAAGTCAACCTCCATACGGTAGTCCGCAACCAGATCCATTTGGCGCACCATTCCCAAGTCAACCTCCTCAAAATCAGCCGAATTATACACGTGTTGATGAAGACCCATTTGCTTCAAGCAAAGGTCCAATTGAAGTTTCGGAAGACGATTTACCGTTCTAA
- the rpsR gene encoding 30S ribosomal protein S18 — translation MAQRRGGRKRRKVCYFTSNNITHIDYKDVDLLKKFISERGKILPRRVTGTSAKYQRKLTTAIKRARIMALLPFVAEDK, via the coding sequence ATGGCACAACGTCGCGGAGGTCGTAAACGCCGTAAAGTTTGCTACTTTACTTCAAATAACATTACACACATCGACTATAAAGATGTAGATTTACTAAAAAAATTCATCTCTGAACGTGGAAAAATTCTTCCTCGCCGCGTAACTGGCACAAGTGCGAAATACCAACGCAAATTAACTACAGCAATTAAACGCGCTCGTATCATGGCACTTCTTCCATTCGTAGCGGAAGATAAATAA
- a CDS encoding YybS family protein — protein sequence MPNNQTQRLTHGAMMIAIFAILIAIAYYVPIISFVATMFAPLPLAWYSAKYNRASSILLGVLGCIITFFFGGIIILPFSMIFAVCGVVMGDVLRTKKSKAYLFMATGLSLLITFAIQYVISVRLFNLDFIKESFQLMRDSYMESFKIAENLTGESAITEEALNLMFQNMEMAIPASVTIAVFFFAFLLISINLPILKRFGITVPKFSPFKDLRLPRTILWIYLIVLTIQLFGRPEIGTSLYVVILNFSVVLWMLLTIQGVSFLHFVLDAYRAPKFIKGLATVFAIPLYNFMMLIGILDLGFDIRSYVSGKIRK from the coding sequence ATGCCGAACAATCAAACGCAAAGGCTTACACATGGCGCAATGATGATTGCGATATTTGCTATTCTTATTGCAATTGCATATTATGTACCAATTATAAGCTTCGTGGCGACAATGTTTGCTCCATTGCCACTGGCTTGGTATAGTGCAAAATATAATCGAGCATCTTCCATCTTATTAGGAGTGCTTGGATGTATCATTACCTTTTTCTTTGGTGGAATTATCATTTTGCCATTTTCCATGATTTTTGCTGTATGCGGCGTTGTCATGGGAGATGTGCTGCGAACAAAGAAAAGCAAAGCCTATTTATTTATGGCGACTGGACTTTCGCTCTTAATTACTTTTGCAATTCAATATGTCATTTCTGTTAGACTATTTAATCTAGATTTTATCAAAGAATCTTTCCAATTAATGCGGGATAGTTATATGGAATCTTTTAAGATCGCCGAAAATCTTACCGGCGAGTCGGCGATAACAGAAGAAGCATTGAATTTAATGTTTCAAAATATGGAAATGGCTATTCCTGCATCAGTAACGATTGCTGTATTCTTCTTCGCCTTTCTCTTAATTTCAATTAATTTGCCTATTTTAAAACGATTTGGCATCACTGTTCCAAAATTTAGTCCTTTTAAAGATTTACGCTTGCCTCGTACGATTTTATGGATCTATTTAATTGTATTAACGATTCAATTGTTTGGTCGCCCTGAAATAGGAACATCACTTTATGTAGTTATATTAAATTTTTCCGTAGTGTTATGGATGTTGTTGACAATTCAAGGTGTATCTTTCCTGCACTTTGTATTGGATGCTTATCGAGCACCTAAATTTATAAAGGGGTTAGCAACGGTTTTTGCTATTCCTCTGTATAATTTTATGATGCTTATAGGAATTTTAGATTTAGGTTTCGATATTCGCTCATACGTGTCAGGGAAGATTCGGAAGTAA